CTCTCCGGCCGGAACGCCAGCGGGTCGGGACCCCAGCTCTCCGGGTCGCGCCCGATCGCCCACACGTTCACGAACACCGTCGCGCCGGCGGGCACGTCGTAGCCGGACACCCGGCAGGGCTCCATGGAGCGGCGTACCACCAGCGGGCCCGtcgggtggaggcggagcgTCTCCTTGGCGATCGCCTGCAGGTAGGGGAGGTTGGGGACGTCCGACTCGTCGGCGAGGCGGGATGTCCCGACGACGGCGTCGAGCTCCGCCTgcgcgcggcggaggacggATGGGTTGTTGATCAGCTCCGACAGCGCCCATTCCACCGTGATCGTCGTCGTGTCCGTGCCGGCCGCGAAGATGTCCTGCAGAGGTGTGTCGGTTGGAAATAAACCCTTTTTTCAAAATGAACTAGAGCCAAACGATTTTAAAAATAAGCCAAATTAAAGGGTGCTCAAATTTGATCGAATTTACCAAAATTATtacttcctctgttccaaattataggttgttttggcttttctaagtaTGAATCTAGACacacactatatctaagtgcatagcataacaaaaactatgcatctagaaaatgAAAAATTCGAACGGAGAGAGTATATCTTTTAAAAAAGGGAGAATACAAAAGGAATCTTTTTTGTACTTCTAAAAATAGCTAGTTCTCTCGAGGTTAGTGTAGCGTTGGATTGGATACATTGTTTCCATGAATCACATGGAAGGAAATGATATTTTTCTCTGTTTTTCCCTTGACCCGATGCTTGATTGGATCTAGTCTGACAATTACGAAATACGGAGTATATATTATTGCActatcaaaacaaaaaaaaaacagctagCCATGGACGTACGTACCAGCATGAACGCCTTGATGTTATCCCTGTTGAGGCGCATCTCGGCGGCCTCATCCTCGTGCATGTCAAACAGCATGTCCAGCACGTCCTTGGcgcccacctcgccggcgccgtcctcctcccgccggcgccgcctctcgGCGTCCCTCGCCGTCAGTATCCGCTCCATCATGGCGTCGAACTTGCGGTGCACGGCGTCGACGCGCTTCCCGATTCCCTGCACGTCCCAGTGCTTGAACACGCCGATGTAGTCCTGCAGGTTGAACGTGCCGGTGAGCTCGGCGGTCTCGGCGACCACGGTCCGCATCTGCTCCgtgtcgccgtcctcctccccggTCCACCGCCGGCTCATCACCATGCGGGACACGATGTCACCCGTGAGGCCCATGAGCGCGGCGTCCACGtcgacggcctcgccgccggcggcggtgctccgggACAGCGACGCCACGAGGCGGGCCACCTCCTCGCGGCGGATGTGGCGGAGGCGGTCCAGGGTGCGCCCGGCCAGGAGCTCGTGCACGCACGCGCGCTTCATGAAGCGCCAGTAGGGCCCGTACGCCGAGAAGGAGAAGTCCTGGCCGCCGTACGTGAGGCGGTGCACCGCCGCCGGCTTTGGGCGGTCGAGGAACGCGGCCTCGTGGGTCTTGAGCAcctcgcgggcggcggccggggagcaggcggcgacggcggggacgGAGCCCAGGCGGAGGTAGAGGAGCGGGCCGTGGCGCGCCGCCAGGCGTTGAAGCGCCTGGTGCGGGAGGggggcgaggaggtggaggtggcccaGGAAGGGCAGTGCGTAGGGGctcggcgggaggcggaggccgccgccgccgccgcggcggcggcgcagcgcgtAGAGGACGGTGAtgaggccggcgacgaggaggagggcggtgggGGTGAGGAGGAGGCCTCGTGCCGCGGCCACTACTTCTTCCATGGTGGCGAGCTGCTAGCTCTGCTTCGGAGTTGACCAGTGAGTGAGCGCTGGCTGTTGCTTCCTACCTGCTCGTGGGAACGTGCGATCGCTCTGCGGCATCGCCACTCGCATGGTATTTATATATATGCAAGTGAGATACTGCTTGGCTACGATTTTGGAGACAAGTGATTACATGCCGACAGATAGAAGATCATTGGCTAGGAGGGAGGCAAATGGACAGTGTGTGGGCTTGTACTGGCACGATGGAGGTTTGGGGGGTTGCGTTGTTGTGACATGCACGAAACcggtttagatataagcctatcttaaatttatggggtgggagatggaaattgattctatagattatgattattagaatgaaattcaattcttatagcacgctcttgaaCTCGCTTCCCTATATAGAAGTGCAACATATAAGtgtctctcccatatcaccaacaataatatacaaatatattccacatacaattatattagcttaattaatttgtgtctaaattatgattattagaatggaattcaattccaataatccaaacgggaccttataGAAAATCCCACATTATATCATCTTACATCATCGTACATAACCTCTAGCCCCTGGAGGATATATACACGGTGGAAAGGTTCAAGGATAGTGACGCACACGGTAGTATTAGTATGGCAACGAGAATACGATCGCTGTTACCTGCAGGCCGCAACTTGGATCGAGGAATGTCAGTAGTTAACGTGTTAATAATATACCTTGACCGGGTAATGCAACGCTATTAGCTAGCTCTGGCACGCATCGACCATCATCTTGACTCAATCCATCTTGCTTCGCCGAGCAGAccagaggccggccggccggcgccggcacggcacggcaggcGGGAGGTGTGTAAAATAACATGCGACAGGTACGTCCGGTGGAGTGACATGCTTTGTTAATTTGCACCAGCAATCCCTC
Above is a genomic segment from Setaria viridis chromosome 4, Setaria_viridis_v4.0, whole genome shotgun sequence containing:
- the LOC117853842 gene encoding cytochrome P450 93A3, giving the protein MEEVVAAARGLLLTPTALLLVAGLITVLYALRRRRGGGGGLRLPPSPYALPFLGHLHLLAPLPHQALQRLAARHGPLLYLRLGSVPAVAACSPAAAREVLKTHEAAFLDRPKPAAVHRLTYGGQDFSFSAYGPYWRFMKRACVHELLAGRTLDRLRHIRREEVARLVASLSRSTAAGGEAVDVDAALMGLTGDIVSRMVMSRRWTGEEDGDTEQMRTVVAETAELTGTFNLQDYIGVFKHWDVQGIGKRVDAVHRKFDAMMERILTARDAERRRRREEDGAGEVGAKDVLDMLFDMHEDEAAEMRLNRDNIKAFMLDIFAAGTDTTTITVEWALSELINNPSVLRRAQAELDAVVGTSRLADESDVPNLPYLQAIAKETLRLHPTGPLVVRRSMEPCRVSGYDVPAGATVFVNVWAIGRDPESWGPDPLAFRPERFLEGENAGLDVRGQHFHLIPFGSGRRICPGASLAMLVVQAALAAMVQCFEWEPVGGAPVDMEEGPGLTLPRKHPLVCTVKARLDPMPGLAADEDDAAAAAGGK